GCGTCGCTCGGCGAGATCGCGCTGCCCGGCCCGTCGTCCATCGCGCGCGCCATCATCGAGGAGTGGTACGGCGGACCCCTCGAGGACGGCGAGCGGGAGTGGTGATCCGCCGATCGTGACCGACCAGCTCGTCCCCGGCACGCCCGGGCGCGACCCCTACGGGTCGGCCGCGCCGGGCGCCCTCCCCGCGCCCGTCTCCCTCGGCCCCGCGACCGCGGACGAGCCCGTGGAGGAGGCGCCATCCGCGGAGTCCCTGCTCGAGGCGCTCGACGACCAGCAGAGGCTCGCCGCCGAGGCGCTCCTCGGGCCCGTCGTCGTGCTCGCGGGTGCCGGCACGGGCAAGACGCGGGCCATCACGCACCGCATCGCCTACGGGATCCAGGCCGGCGTCTACCCGCCCAACCGCGTCATGGCGCTGACCTTCACCTCGCGCGCCGCGGCGGAGCTGCGCGGTCGCCTGCGCGAGCTCGGCGCCGGACCCGTGGCGGCGCGCACCTTCCACGCCGCGGCCCTCAAGCAGCTCAACTTCTTCTGGCCGCAGGTGGTCGGCGGCACGATGCCGCGTCTCATCGAGAGCAAGGGGCGGATGCTCGGCCACGCCGCCGAGTCGCTCCGCCTCCGCCTCGACACGGCCGCGCTCCGCGACATGGCCGCCGAGGTCGAGTGGCGGAAGGTCTCGATGATCTCCGTCGAGGAGTACGGCCTCGCGGCGCGCACCACGCGCACGCTGCCGCCGCAGCTCGACGCCGACCAGGCCGTCGCGCTCCTCCAGGCCTACGAGGACATCAAGGACCAGCGCCGCCAGCTCGACTTCGAGGACGTGCTGCTCGCGACCGCGGGCATGATCGAGGCGGAGCCATGGGTCGCGCAGCAGGTGCGCGAGCAGTACCGCTTCTTCGTGGTCGACGAGTACCAGGACGTCTCGCCGCTGCAGCAGACGATCCTCGACCTCTGGATGGGCGACCGCCGCGACCTCTGCGTCGTCGGCGACGCGAGCCAGACCATCTACTCGTTCGCGGGCGCGAAGAGCGCGTACCTCCTCGACTTCGCGTCGCGGTTCCCCGAGGCGACCGTCGTGCGGCTGGAGCGGAACTACCGGTCGACCTCGGGCATCACGGAGGCGGCGAACCGGCTGATGCGCGGCCGACCCGGCGCGCTGACGCTGGCCTCGGCCGACGCGGATCCGGACGGCGACGGCACGGGCACGGCCTCCTCGCGTGCGAAGGGCCGCGGATCCGCCGCCGTCCCCGGCCGCGGCGAGGGCTTCCGCGCGCCGCAGGTGAGCGCGTTCCCGTCCGACGGCGCCGAGGCGCGGGCGATCGCGGGCGCGATCGCCCAGCAGATCGCCTCGGGCATCGCGCCCGAGGACATCGCCGTGCTCTACCGCATGAACGGCCAGTCCGCGGTGCTCGAGCAGGCGCTGGGCGACGCGGGCGTCAGCTACCAGGTGCGCGGATCCCAGCGGTTCTTCGACCGCCCCGAGATCAAGCAGGCGCTCCTCGCGCTGCGTGGCGCGTCCGTGTCCATCTCGGGCGAGCCGCTCTTCAAGTCGGTGAGCGACGTGCTCCGCGGCCTCGGATGGAGTCAGGCGCCGCCGGAGCAGCCGGGCGCCGTGCGCGACCGCTGGGAGTCGCTCGACGCGATCATGGGCCTCGCCGAGCGGATGCCCGCGGGCAGCACCTTCCGCGCCTTCACCGACGAGCTGCTCGAACGGCAGGCGGGCCAGCACGAGCCGACCGTCTCGGCCGTCACGCTCGCGACGCTGCACTCCGCCAAGGGCCTCGAGTGGGAGCACGTCTACCTGATGGGGCTGAGCGAGGGGCTCGTGCCCATCAGCTACGCGCAGACGCTCGAGGCGGTGGACGAGGAGCGGCGCCTCCTCTACGTGGGGATCACGCGCGCGCGCTCCGGGCTGCGGCTGTCCTGGAGCCGCAGCGGACCGCATCGGTCGGGGCAGCGGGAGCCGTCGCGGTTCCTGGCAGAGCTCGACACCCGCATCGCGGGTGGGGGCGCGAAGCGCGGCGCGTGACCCGTCCCGTCCGGACATCGAGGACCGCCTGGTGCGCCTGGAGCGCGTTCTCGCCGGTCGTGAGCAGCCGGTCGGCGGGCCGCGCGGCGAGGGCCGCGAGCTCGGCGGGCACGAGCCCCCGCTCGGATCCGCTGTCGCGCCCGAGCAGCTGGGTCGCGATGGCGGGCCATGCCGGATCCGCGTCCCGGCGCGCGAGGTCGAGGCAGTAGCAGCAGACCGTCCGCCCGGGCTCGACGAGCGGGCCGACGACGGCGTGCCGGTCGCCGATGACCACCGGCAGGTGCGGCACGTCCTCCCGGGACCAGCGTCCGTAGACGGCAGGGGCGATGGCGAAGTGCGCGACGATCACGGCGAGGGCGGTGCGCGGATCCGCGTCGCCGGCCATCTGCCGCGGGGCCACGTCGTGCCCGGCACGGGCGAGGGCGTCGGCGATGCGGTCGGCTGTCGGTCCGCCGCCCACGATCGCGACCGGGCCGGTGCGCGTGCGGCGGGGGAGGTCCTCGTCGCGCGGCGGCAGGAGCGCGGGCCGCACCAGGTCGAGCAGCTGCGTGACGTGCGCCGGCGTCGCGCCCTCCGTCGCCGCGATCATGTCGAGCCCGCCGCGGCTGATGCCGCGACCGAGCGCGTCGAGCAGCCGCTCGTCGAGCCGGGACACGGCGCTGAGCACCACGGGCGGACGGTCGACGCCGAGCTGGAGGGAGTCCGGCGTGCGCCAGACGAGCGGGAGGCGGGGATCGAGTCGGATGGCCATGGGCGCGCAGAGTGCCCGACGGGCGCGGCTCGCGGGGAGCGCGTCCACAGGTCCGACGCGGTCGAAGCGCGGCCGGGCGGACGTGCGCGAGGCCGGCACCGCGGTGGCGGTGCCGGCCTCGCCGGGTGGTGCGGGTCGGGTCTCAGACCGGGCGCGGATCCGTCCCGGGCGCGTCGTCCGGACCGTCGCCCGGCTCGGTCGCGCGACCCTGGCCGTCCTCGACGGGGCGGCCGGCGTCGGATCCGCTCAGCAGGTCCTCGAGCGCCTGGTCGACCTCGTCGGGCTCGGGCTCGCCCTGCGTGAGCCGCGCCACGAGCGCGTGCGGCGCGTCGATGTCCTCGGAGGTGGGCAGCACGTCCGGGTGCGACCAGAGCGCGTCGCGCTGCTCCGCCCCGACGCCGTCGGTGACGGCCTGCCACATGGCCGCGGCCTCGCGCAGGCGGCGCGGCCGGAGCTCGAGGCCCACGAGCGTCGCGAACGCGGACTCGGCGGGACCGCCCGTCGCGCGGCGGCGGCGCACCGTCTCGGCGATGGCGGACGCCCGGGGGAGCCGCACCGTCGCGGCGGCGGTCACCACGTCCACCCAGCCCTCGATGAGCGCCAGCATCGTCTCGAGGCGCGCGAGGGCGGCGAGCTGCGCGTCCGTCTTCGGCGGGATGAGGGATCCGTCGACCATGGCCTGGCGGAGCTCCTCGGGGTTCGACGGGTCGAAGCCCTCGGCGAGCGACTCGAGCCGGTCGGTGTCGATGTGCACGCCCTTGGCGAACTCCGTGATGGAGGAGATGAGCTGCAGCCGCAGCCAGCGCGCGTGCCGGAAGAGGCGCGCGTGGGCGAGCTCGCGGACGGCCAGGTAGATCTGCACCTGGTCGTCGGAGACGTCGATCCCCTCGCCGAACGCCGCCACGTTCTGCGGGAGGAGCGCGGCCTGCTGGTCGTCGAGGAGCGGGATGCCGACGTCGCCGCCGGAGACGACCTCCGTGGAGAGCTGCCCGACCACCTGGCCGAGCTGCATCGCGAACAGCGTGCCGCCGAGGTTCCGCATCATGCGGCCGGCGCCCGCGACCATCCCCTGCATCTCCTCGGGCGCGTTCTGCTGGAGCACCTCGGTGAGCGAGTCGGCGATGCTGAGCGCGACGGGCTCGGCGAGCTGGGTCCACACCGGCATCGTGAGCTCGGTCCACTGCGCGCGGGTGATGAGGCGCGGGGCCACCGTGAGCTGGCTGACGTAGGTGACCTCGTCGAGCCACAGCGCCGCGACCTGGAACGCCTGGTCGAGCGGGGCGGACGCGGCGGCGGTGACCTGCGTCTGCTCGGCGGCGGCGAGCTGCCTGGCGCCTTCGCGGGCGACCTTCCAGTCGACGCCGTCGCCGGTGTTGGCGAGCGCGCCCTGGAGCTGCGCGAGGAGCTGGCGGACCATCTCGGGGTCCTGCGGCAGACCCGCGGCACCCGCGAGCTTGTCCGGGTCGATCTGCCCGTCGGCGCCGAGGAACCGCTCCAGCATGCGCCGGAACTCGTCCTCGGGGTTCGGGGTGGGCTCGTCGGCCATGGAGGGTCTCCCGGGGGTCGAGGGGGTCCGGATCGCGGTGCCGCGGCCGGTGGATCCACGCTAGCCCGCGCCCACGGGAAACCCATCCGCATTCGCCTAGGCTGAGCCCTCGCGGCTTCCGCCCGCCGCGAACAGCGGCCGTGAGGGCCGCCCCGACGCCCGTCGTCCGGCCGCCTCCCGGCCCGGCGCGCCCCGACACCGAGGACATCCGGATGAGCCTGTTCGCCCAGCACGCCCCCCGCGCACCCCGGCCCCCGCGCCGCCGCCGTGTCGGCCGCGTGCTCGCCGGCACCGGCGCCGTGCTCGCCCTCGCGCTCGGCCTCATGCCGTCGCCGTACGTCATCGAGCAGCCCGGTCCCGTGTTCGACACCCTGGGCACGAGCGACCACGAGGGCACCGAGCGCCCCCTCATCTCCATCCCCGACCGCACCACGTACCCCACCGACGGCAGCCTCGACATGCTCACCGTCAGCGTCGTCGGCAACCCCGCGCAGCGCCCCGACTGGTTCGCGGTCGTCTCCGCCTGGCTCGACCCGAGCCGCAGCGTCGTCCCCATGGAGGCCGTCTTCCCCGCGGGCCAGACGGCCGAGGATCGCGACGCGCAGAACCAGGTCCAGATGACCGACTCGCAGCAGGACGCCGTCGCCGCCGCCCTCACCGAGCTCGGCATCCAGGTGCCGCGCACCCTGCAGGTGCAGAGCGTCGTCGACGGGTCCCCGGCCGACGGGCCCCTCCGCACGGGCGACGCGATCCGCACGGTCGACGGCGCCGACGTGGTCGACCTCGCCGACCTGCAGGCGCGCGTCGCGGCCGCCGGCACGACCACGCCGCTGTCCTTCGGGATCACGCGCGACGGCCAGGACAGCACGGTCGAGGTCACGCCCGCCGAGCGCGAAGGCCGCCCCGTCATCGGCATCGTCACCTCCACCTCGTACGAGTTCCCGTTCGAGGTCGACATCCAGCTCGACGACGTCGGCGGTCCGAGCGCGGGGATGATGTTCGCGCTCGGGATCATGGACAAGCTCGAGGAGGGCTCGCTCACCGGCGGCAAGGCCATCGCCGGCACGGGCACGATCGACGCGGGCGGCACGGTCGGCCCCATCGGCGGGATCCGGCAGAAGCTCTTCGGCGCCGAGCGCGCCGGCGCCGAGTACTTCCTGGCGCCCGCCGACAACTGCGACGAGGTGCGCGGGCACGTGCCCGACGGCCTGCGCGTCTTCTCCGTCTCGACGCTCGACGACTCGCTCGCGGCGCTCGCCGCCATCTCCACCGGCGGGGACCTGGACGCGCTGCCCACCTGCTGAGACAGCAGGAGGCCGACGGCGTCCACCGGTGCTCGCGAGGTCCCCCTTACCAGACGGGAACCCCTGATCGCTCGCAGGTACCTGGCAACCGCCCCGCCTAGGATGAGGACTCCGCTGTCCTACGACTCTGAGGCACATCTGTGACTAGCACATCCGCCCGGCCCGCCAGACGGAGCCGAGCCCCCCTCGCCATCACCGCGGCCATCATCGCAGCGCTGGTGATCGCGTTCTTCATCTTCGCCGGCTTCTACGCCGACGTCCTCTGGTACGACCAGCTGGGCTACCTCGGGGTGCTGCTCACGCAGTGGGGCGCGGGCATCGCGCTGTTCCTCGTCGGGTTCCTCGCCATGGCGATCCCGGTGTTCGTCAGCATCCAGGTCGCGTACCGCTCACGGCCCGTCTACGCGAAGCTCAACTCGCAGCTCGACCGCTACCAGCAGGTCGTCGAGCCGCTGCGCCGCCTCGCCATGTTCGCGATCCCCGCGGTCTTCGGCCTCTTCGCGGGCGTCTCGGCCTCGAGCGGCTGGCAGCGCACGCTGCTGTGGCTCAACCGCACGCCCTCCGGCACGGTGGATCCGCAGTTCCAGCTCGACACTTCCTTCTACATGTTCGAGCTGCCCTTCTACCACGCGGTCGTCGGCTTCGCGTCGGCGGTCGTCATCATCTCGATGCTCGGCGTCCTCGCCACGAGCTACCTCTACGGCGCCGTGCGGTTCACGGGCCGCGAGGTGCGCATCTCCAAGAGCTCGCGCATCCAGATCGCGATCACCGCGGGCGTCTACTTCCTGCTGCAGGGCGTGAGCATCTGGCTCGACCAGTACTCGTCGGTGGTCAACAACGCGAACGGCGGGCTGTTCACGGGTGCCGCGTACTCGGACGTGAACGCGGTCATCCCCGGTCGCGCGATCCTCGCCGGCATCGCCGGCGTCGTGGCGCTGTTCTTCATCGTCACGGCCGTCATCGGCCGCTGGCGCCTGCCGATCATCGGCACCGCCGGCCTGATCGTCGCCAGCATCCTCGTCGGCACGGCCTACCCGGCCATCGTGCAGCGCTTCCAGGTGGAGCCCAACGAGCGCGCGCTCGAGTCGCAGTACTACGAGCGCAACATCGAGGCGACGCGGCAGGCCTACGGCCTCGCGGACATCGAGGAGATCCCCTACGACGCGACCACGGACACCACCCCGGGCGCGCTCCGCGAGGACGCCGCGACGACGGCGAACATCCGCATCCTCGACCCCGCTGTCGTGGGCGACGCGTTCAGCCAGCTGCAGCAGTTCCGGCAGTACTACCAGTTCGGCGACAACCTCGACGTCGACCGGTACCAGATCGACGGCCGCGTGCAGGACACGGTGGTCGCGGTCCGTGAGCTGAGCCCCACCAACACGGGCACGTCGTGGGTCAACCAGCACCTCGTCTACACGCACGGCTACTCGCTCGTCGCGGCGTACGGAACGCAGCGCACCTCCGACGGCCAGCCCGTGTTCCTCGAGTCGGGCATCCCCGCCTCGGGTGACCTGGGGGACTTCGAGCCGCGCGTGTACTTCGGCGAGAACTCGCCCGACTACTCCATCGTCGGCGGACCCGAGTCGGGCGACAAGGTGGAGCTGGACTACCCGTCCGGCGTCGACGGCGCGGACGAGACGTACACGACGTTCCAGGGCGACGGCGGGCCGAAGGTCGACAACGTCTTCAAGCGCCTCATCTACGCGCTGAAGTTCCAGTCGGAGCAGATCTTCCTGGCCAACCAGATCAACGACCAGTCGCAGATCATCTACGACCGCGACCCGGCGGAGCGCGTCGGCAAGGTCGCGCCGTACCTCACCATCGACAAGGACCCGTACCCCAGCGTCGTCGACGGCCGCGTGGTGTGGATCGTCGACGGATACACGACGAGCGACCAGTACCCGTACTCGCAGCGCCAGGACATGAGCCGCCTCATCGCGGACTCGCAGCAGACGCAGCCGCTCGTGCCGACGGATCAGATCAACTACATCCGCAACTCGGTCAAGGCCACGGTCGACGCCTACGACGGCAAGGTCACGCTCTACGCGTGGGACACCGACGACCCGATCCTCAAGACGTGGCAGAAGGTGTTCCCCTCGACCCTCAAGCCGATCTCGGACATCTCCGGCGAGCTCATGAGCCACCTGCGCTTCCCCGCGGACATGTTCAAGGTGCAGCGCGCGGTCCTCGGCAAGTACCACGTGACGGATCCCGGCTCGATCTACTCGAACCAGGACCTCTGGACCACGCCGAACGACCCGACCGCCACCACCGAGGCGGGCACCCCGGCGAGCCTCCAGCCGCCGTACTACCTGACCATGCAGATGCCGGGTCAGGACGCACCGCGGTTCTCGCTGTACTCGACCTTCATCCCGCCGGCCACGCAGGACACCTCCCGGAGCGTGCTCACGGGCTACCTCGGGGTCGACTCGGATGCGGGCAGCACGGCGGGGGAGAAGGCGGCCGACTACGGGAAGCTGCGTCTGCTGACGCTGCCGAACGACGACACCATCCCGGCGCCGACGCAGATCCAGAACAACTTCAACTCCGACACGAACGTGGCGAACCAGCTCAACCTGCTGGAACGCGGCGGGCGCACGAGCGTGGTGCGCGGCAACCTGCTGACCCTCCCGGTCGGCGGCGGCCTGCTCTACGTGCAGCCCGTGTACGTCCGCTCGACGGGCGACACGAGCTACCCGCTGCTCCGCAAGGTGCTGGTGGCGTTCGGCGACAAGATCGCGTTCGAGGACACGCTGGACGCGGCCCTCGACAGCATCTTCGAGGGCGACTCGGGAGCCACGGCCGGTGACGAGGACGTCGTGCCCACGACGCCCGTCGACGGCGGCACGGGAGACGGGGCCACCGACGGCGCGACGGACGGGGGCACGGGATCCACGCCCACGCCCGCGCCGACGACCTCGCCCTCGGCTCCCGCGCAGGACGTGCAGGCAGCGCTCGACGCGGCCAACACGGCCCTGCAGGAGCGGCAGGCCGCGTACGCGTCCGGCGACCTCGTGGCCGCCGCGCAGGCGGACCAGCGGTTCACCGAGGCCGTGCAGCGCGCGTACGAGCTGAGCCAGCAGCAGTAGCGAACAGCTGCTGACCAGGACGGCCCCGGCGGCCCCGCGATGCGGGTGCCGCCGGGGCCGTCCTGGTAGGGGGAAGGGCATCCGGCGGGTCGGATGTGCGCGGTGCCGCGCACGTGGTCATGAGCACCTCGGAGGTCTGGTAATGTATTCCTCGTAGCGCGGGGTGGAGCAGTTCGGTAGCTCGCTGGGCTCATAACCCAGAGGTCGTAGGTTCAAATCCTGCCCCCGCAACAAGATGAAGGCCCGGTCTCCTCGAGACCGGGCCTTCTGCTTTTCCTGGACGCGAGTCAGCGCGTCCGGAGGCGCCCGCTAGCGGGCGAGGAGAGCGTACACGGCCGCGAGGATCTCCGGCACCTCGGTGCGGGTCGTGTAGTCCACGTGCACGTCGGCGAAGGACACGCGTCGGTCGGCGTCCACCACGATCACGGTGGGGAACGGGATGTCGCCGGTGCCGTCCGCATTGCTGTCCGCGACGTCGAACCCGAGCTGCGCGTGAGCCTCGCGGGCCTCGGGGGTCGGCTCGGTGAGGAGGCCGAGCGCGCGGACGAACGCGTTGGACGGATCCGACAGCACGGCGAAGTCGAGCCCGCCGCCGGCGACGGCCTGTGCGCTGCCCTCCGGTGTCTGCGGACTGACGGCGACGAGGGTCGCGCCACGCTCGCGCAGGGCGGGCAGCAGCTCGGCCTGGTACTGCCGGAGGGTGAGGTTGCAGTACGGGCACCAGGCGCCGTGGTAGAGCACGATCACCGCGGGGCCGGAGCCGAGGGCGGCATGCAGGTCGACCTCCGCGCCGTCGGGATCCACCAGGGTCGCGGCGGGGAGCGCGTCGCCGGGGGAGACCGCGCCGGACGGGACGCCGCCCTCCCGGAGAGCCCGCTGCTCCGCGGCGAAGACGGCGGAGAGGTCCGGGCCGATCTGCTCGGCGAAGCCGCGGTCGAAGTCGGCGATCTGCGCCTGGATGGTCGTGTCGGTCATGGTGTCTCCTCGGTCCGTCGGGTCGGTGCGGCCACGGTAGGCGGGCCCGCCGGGAGGTCGGCCTGAGGCGCGTCACACGGCGTCACGACCGACATCGAGCGGATGGGTGCAGGACATGCGAGGCGCTAGTGTCCGGGCGGATTCGGCCGCGCACCTGCCGAATCGAAGTCGTAGCCCGTAGCCCGTAGTGGGCACTGAGCTGGAATTCAGACATCATGTCTCACCGTGTTTCCTTCGCGTGGCAGGCCTCTGAAGGTTGTGGCGTTGAGTCGGCGTCAATCGTCTAAAGTAGGCACATGAGCACCTTATCGAAGACTATAGCTAGAGCTGGTTTGGCTTATAGTGAATCAGCTTACGGTCTTAATTTATTTGTGCGTGAGTCACTTAGGGCGGTCGTGGCAGCATCTGAGCAAGCGGCCGAGATTCAGAGAAAAATTCAAATTACTCCTCCGGAGGACGGGAACGTCGAGTTTCCTGTCTTTGACCCCAAAGTAGGTGCTCAAATTGATACACTCTCATTCACAAGGGAAGAGTACAACAATCTGCTTGTAACTATGGAGATGGCCCACTCGGCCCGATCAACCCACCCGGAAGTGCTGCTCCAAATGAGCCTCACGCATGCTTGTGCGCTTTGGGACGCTTTGTTTGCCGATGTTGTCCGTGCAACTATCTTGAGCATGCCGCAGCATCTGAAGTCAAAAGAAACTATGACATGGGACGAGATCATCGAACATCAGCTACAAGGTTCTCTTATCGACGTGCTGGCCGAGCGTCGTGTCAGGAAGATCGCCTATTCAGGAGTGCGAGAGCAACTGACGTACATCAAGGAACGCCTTGGCGTAGACCTGCTCTCTAACACAAACGTCAACATCGAGGCTTTGGAGCTTATTCGGTTGAAGCGAAATGCCGTTACGCACAATGGGGCGCGTGTTACCGCTGAGTACGCAGTAAGGGTAGATCTACCCGTTGGACAACCGATCGACTTCACAGAAGGGTCGGCTGCGGCAGATCGAGATCAGCTTCATGGGTCCGGGATGGCGCTCGTCGAGGGTCTGCTGGCGAAATACTGTCCCGAGGAATGGAATGACTAAATAATCTGCGTATTAGTGGGTAGCTTATGGTGCCCTATGTCACACCGCATCGGTGGTGCTTCATCCTGTGATGATGAGTGAAGTGCACGTTCATGCCGCGGTGTGGCCGATATCCATGTGCCCGAGATGCCCATTTTTCATGGTCGCGCTGATCAAGCCGTAGAGACGTAGGCTTCAGCGACCGCGGCGGCCCGGGAGGAGGGCCTGCGCGAGCGGGATCACCGAGACGACCAGCAGCACGGTGCCGAGCACCTCGTCGTCGGGGCGGAGGAGCACGCCGCCCGCGAGGAGCCCGCCGAACACGAGAGCGGAGACCGCGCGGCGGAGGGTGCGCTCCAGGGCACCGACGCGGCGCTCGAGCGTGGGATCGCTGATGGGGAGGGCGCCGTCGTCGATGCGGGTGAGCAGCGCGTCGAGCCGGCCGGGGAGGCGGGCGAGCGTGCCCGCGGTGTCCGAGACGCGCGTGCCGAGGTCGCGCACGACGTTGCCGCGCTCCTCGCGGATGAGGCGCTGCGCGTACGGCTCGACGGAGTCCCAGAGGTTGAACGCGGGATCCAGCGCGCTGCACACGCCCGAGGTGAGCGACATGGCGCGGATGATGAGCAGGAAGTCGTCCGGCAGCTGGAACGGCAGCGTGCGGACCACCTCCTGGAACTCGTTCGCGAAGGCGCGGAACTCCCGCGGATCCACCTCGCGCAGCTCCGCGAAGCCCAGGCCGCCGAAGCGCGCGAAGAGGCGCGTCATGGCGAGCTCGAGCTGCGTGGTGTCCGCGGACGGCAGCAGCACGCCGATGTCGCGGGCCGCGTCGACGAGGCCCTTGCCGTCGCGGGAGGCGGCCGCGATGAGCATCTTGCGCAGGCCTCGGCGGGTGCTCGGCGGCACCTCGCCCATCATCCCGAAGTCGATGAAGGTGAGGGTCCAGCCCTGCGCCACGGAGCCGTCCGTGACGGGCGTGACGAAGACGTTGCCGGGGTGCGGATCCGCGTGGAAGAAGCCGTCGGCGAAGAGCTGGTCGAACATCACGGCGGCGAACACGGGCGCGACCTCGACGGGGTCGATCCCGGCGGCGAGGAGCCCCGCGTGGTCGGTGATCTTGATCGCGGTGACGTCCTCGAGCGTGAGCACGCGGCGGGTGCTGCGCTCCCAGACGATCTCGGGGACGGCCACGCGCTCGTCGGCGGCGAACATCTCCTGGAAGCGCGCGGAGCTGCGCGCCTCATGCAGGTAGTCGATCTCCTCGAGGCTCGTCTCGGCGAACTCCTCCACGAGCGCGGGCGCGTCCACCCGGTCGGACACGAGCCGCACGTGCGTGAGCCAGCCGCCGATGCGGCGGAGCGCGGCGAGGTCGATCCGGACGACGTCGTCGATGCCGGGCCGCTGCACCTTGATGACGGCGCCCGTGAGGCCCGTGTCGGCGGAGTCGAGCGGGCCGAGGATCGCGCGGTGCGCCTGGCCGAGGGACGCGGCGGCGACGGGCGTCTCGTCTACCCACGCGAAGGCGTCGGCGAGGGGCATGCCCAGCTCGCGCTCCGCGAGCGCGCGGATCTCGGGGAAGGGGACCGCAGGCACCTCGTCCTGCAGGTCCTCGAGCTCCGCGGTGATCTCGGGCGGAAGCACGTCGAGCCGCGACGACATGAACTGGCCGACCTTGATCATGAGGCCGCCCAGCTCGACCGCCAGCACGCGGAAGCGGCGGGCGAAGAGCTTCATGCGTCGGGTGCGCGTGCGGTCGGCGATGCGGCGGAGGCCGACGCGGGGGAGGAACAGCTCGTACCACCACGTGACGGCGAGGTTCCAGGCGGCGAAGCGGAGGATCCGGCGGTAGCGGGCGCGCGTCTCCGGGGCGTCGGCCTCGGGATCCGCCCCGGGGACGGCGCCGGCCGTGGCCGCGGTCACTCCCGGGCGAGGATCGCGTAGAGGCGGCGGCGGGCCGCGTCGAGCTCGGTCACGGCCTCGGCGACCTGCGCTGGGGTGCCCGTGCGCTGCACCTGGGCCGCGGCCTGCGCGAGCAAGAGGCCGGCCTTGGGGAGCGCGGAACGGTCGTGGCGGTCGTGCGCGTCATGGCCGTGCTCGGATGCGTCGGCCCACGGGGCGGTGATGCCGTCGCGCGCGACCGCGGACCGGCCGGCCTCCGTGAGCGCCCAGACCTTGCGGCCGTCGGTGGTCTCGGCGGCGATGAGGCCCTCGTCGGCGAGGAGCTGGAGCGTCGGGTAGACGGCGCCGGCGTTCGGGGTCCAGGCGCCTGCGGTGCGCTCCTGGATCTCGTGGATGATGCGGTAGCCGTGCATGGGCTCCTCGGCGAGCAGCGCGAGGACCGCGTGGCGCACGTCGTGCGGGCCGGTGCCGTGCCCGGTCGGGGTGCCGTCGCGCTTCTCGAAGCGGGCGCGGAGCGACTCCATCGCCTGCCACACGCCGTCGGCGGCGTCGCCGAACGCGGATCC
This genomic interval from Clavibacter michiganensis contains the following:
- a CDS encoding ABC1 kinase family protein encodes the protein MTAATAGAVPGADPEADAPETRARYRRILRFAAWNLAVTWWYELFLPRVGLRRIADRTRTRRMKLFARRFRVLAVELGGLMIKVGQFMSSRLDVLPPEITAELEDLQDEVPAVPFPEIRALAERELGMPLADAFAWVDETPVAAASLGQAHRAILGPLDSADTGLTGAVIKVQRPGIDDVVRIDLAALRRIGGWLTHVRLVSDRVDAPALVEEFAETSLEEIDYLHEARSSARFQEMFAADERVAVPEIVWERSTRRVLTLEDVTAIKITDHAGLLAAGIDPVEVAPVFAAVMFDQLFADGFFHADPHPGNVFVTPVTDGSVAQGWTLTFIDFGMMGEVPPSTRRGLRKMLIAAASRDGKGLVDAARDIGVLLPSADTTQLELAMTRLFARFGGLGFAELREVDPREFRAFANEFQEVVRTLPFQLPDDFLLIIRAMSLTSGVCSALDPAFNLWDSVEPYAQRLIREERGNVVRDLGTRVSDTAGTLARLPGRLDALLTRIDDGALPISDPTLERRVGALERTLRRAVSALVFGGLLAGGVLLRPDDEVLGTVLLVVSVIPLAQALLPGRRGR
- a CDS encoding PadR family transcriptional regulator; this encodes MAASSPTSGSAFGDAADGVWQAMESLRARFEKRDGTPTGHGTGPHDVRHAVLALLAEEPMHGYRIIHEIQERTAGAWTPNAGAVYPTLQLLADEGLIAAETTDGRKVWALTEAGRSAVARDGITAPWADASEHGHDAHDRHDRSALPKAGLLLAQAAAQVQRTGTPAQVAEAVTELDAARRRLYAILARE